The Cellulomonas sp. P24 genome contains a region encoding:
- a CDS encoding 2-keto-4-pentenoate hydratase, whose translation MPELYQQIADDLATARRTRIPIPHIRHRLPERDLDAAYAISEINTHRREVEEGRVRVGRKVGLTNPKVQEWAGVKEPDYGIVLDDMVFTDGVVRPQTAYIKPKIEAEIAFVLGEDLLSSDLDAVVGAIDYVTPAIELVDCRYLDYKMGIVDTIADNAACAGLVTGAVRVPYGELDLREVEMVLYRGDEEVTRGVGRNVMTDPVNAIRWLAETSIRIGKPLRAGEILLSGSIGLIVWWDPDVPYTASYTGGLGTVTATLDSTGATA comes from the coding sequence ATGCCGGAGCTGTACCAGCAGATCGCCGACGACCTCGCGACGGCGCGGCGCACGCGGATCCCCATCCCGCACATCCGGCACCGGTTGCCGGAGCGCGACCTCGACGCGGCCTACGCGATCTCGGAGATCAACACCCACCGGCGCGAGGTCGAGGAAGGGCGCGTCCGCGTCGGCCGGAAGGTCGGGCTGACCAACCCGAAGGTGCAGGAGTGGGCCGGCGTGAAGGAGCCGGACTACGGGATCGTCCTCGACGACATGGTGTTCACCGACGGCGTGGTCCGCCCGCAGACGGCGTACATCAAGCCGAAGATCGAGGCTGAGATCGCGTTCGTGCTCGGCGAGGACCTGCTCTCGTCCGACCTGGACGCCGTCGTCGGTGCGATCGACTACGTCACGCCGGCCATCGAGCTGGTCGACTGCCGTTACCTCGACTACAAGATGGGGATCGTCGACACGATCGCGGACAACGCGGCGTGCGCGGGGCTCGTCACCGGTGCGGTGCGCGTCCCGTACGGCGAGCTCGATCTCCGCGAGGTCGAGATGGTGCTCTACCGCGGTGACGAGGAGGTCACCCGTGGTGTGGGCCGCAACGTCATGACGGACCCGGTCAACGCGATCCGGTGGCTCGCCGAGACGTCGATCCGCATCGGCAAGCCGCTGCGCGCCGGGGAGATCCTGCTCTCCGGGTCGATCGGGCTCATCGTCTGGTGGGACCCCGACGTGCCGTACACGGCGTCCTACACCGGTGGCCTCGGCACGGTCACCGCCACCCTCGACTCGACGGGGGCGACAGCATGA
- a CDS encoding alpha/beta fold hydrolase, producing MTSLGTFWPEVADLPHRLEYVDVGPWRTRVLTVGDGERTVVLLAGTSGHIEAFTHNIRALAQAYRVVAYDYPGHGFTTLAESDLEIPDYEQHLLGLLDALGLDAVDLCGESLGGWIAIKVAAHHPERVRTLVLAAPGGRMVTTGAIGRTRSVSRQAVEQPTFENVKARLQVVIHDPNLITDELVEVRRSIYARDGFARSMDHIMVLQDPETRFRNRVSDEDYAAIPVPTLLVWTDHEPSGGIETGERLAAMIPDGELLVIRDAAHWPQWEDAPTFNERVLDFLGRKG from the coding sequence ATGACGTCGCTCGGGACCTTCTGGCCGGAGGTCGCCGACCTTCCGCACCGGCTCGAGTACGTCGACGTCGGCCCGTGGCGCACCCGGGTGCTCACCGTCGGTGACGGTGAGCGCACCGTGGTCCTGCTCGCGGGCACCAGCGGGCACATCGAGGCGTTCACGCACAACATCCGCGCGCTGGCGCAGGCCTACCGTGTCGTCGCGTACGACTACCCGGGTCACGGCTTCACGACCCTCGCGGAGTCCGACCTGGAGATCCCGGACTACGAGCAGCACCTCCTCGGGCTGCTCGACGCGCTCGGGCTCGACGCAGTTGACCTGTGCGGGGAGTCGCTCGGGGGGTGGATCGCGATCAAGGTCGCGGCCCACCACCCCGAGCGGGTACGCACGCTCGTCCTCGCCGCACCGGGCGGCCGGATGGTCACCACCGGGGCGATCGGCCGGACCCGATCGGTGAGCCGGCAGGCCGTCGAGCAGCCCACGTTCGAGAACGTCAAGGCTCGCCTGCAGGTCGTGATCCACGACCCGAACCTGATCACCGACGAGCTCGTCGAGGTGCGGCGCAGCATCTACGCCCGCGACGGCTTCGCCCGCTCGATGGACCACATCATGGTGCTCCAGGACCCTGAGACGAGGTTCCGCAACCGGGTCTCCGACGAGGACTACGCCGCGATCCCGGTCCCGACGCTCCTCGTGTGGACGGACCACGAGCCGTCGGGCGGGATCGAGACCGGGGAGCGGCTCGCCGCGATGATCCCGGACGGCGAGCTGCTCGTGATCCGCGACGCGGCGCACTGGCCGCAGTGGGAGGACGCCCCCACCTTCAACGAGCGCGTCCTGGACTTCCTGGGCAGAAAGGGCTGA
- a CDS encoding 3-carboxyethylcatechol 2,3-dioxygenase gives MTLAVAAMSHVPGFGVVDPGGTIFEEMNAAIGRVRAFVEDFDPDVTIAFGPDHFNGVLYEMMPPFCIGAQASGIGDYGTREGPLPVDSVLARELLEAVLAEGIDIARSERLRVDHGMLQPLEFLYGHDFTTAFVPIFVNSVGHPLTPMNRVRLLGEAVGRAAQKLDKRVLMLASGGLSHDPPLPEWDIAEQAVRDRITTGGTTREQQAAREAAILEGLRNYDEATATSMQPLDEEWDTTILDACRGGDLTVVDPWTSAWMRAGGGRGAQEVRTWIAAYSGLATAGPYHLVVDEYWPVHSWGSGFAVTAAVSDAA, from the coding sequence ATGACGCTTGCCGTAGCTGCGATGTCCCATGTCCCCGGCTTCGGGGTCGTCGACCCCGGCGGGACGATCTTCGAGGAGATGAACGCCGCGATCGGTCGGGTCCGCGCGTTCGTCGAGGACTTCGACCCCGACGTCACGATCGCGTTCGGGCCGGACCACTTCAACGGCGTCCTCTACGAGATGATGCCGCCCTTCTGCATCGGCGCCCAGGCCAGCGGCATCGGCGACTACGGCACCCGGGAGGGCCCGCTGCCCGTCGACAGCGTCCTCGCGCGAGAGCTGCTCGAGGCCGTCCTCGCCGAGGGCATCGACATCGCGCGGTCCGAGCGGCTCCGCGTCGACCACGGCATGCTCCAGCCGCTGGAGTTCCTCTACGGGCACGACTTCACGACCGCGTTCGTGCCGATCTTCGTCAACTCCGTGGGTCACCCGCTGACGCCGATGAACCGGGTGCGCCTCCTCGGCGAGGCCGTGGGCCGCGCGGCGCAGAAGCTCGACAAGCGCGTGCTCATGCTCGCCTCCGGCGGGCTGTCCCATGACCCGCCGCTGCCCGAGTGGGACATCGCCGAGCAGGCGGTGCGCGACCGGATCACGACCGGCGGTACGACCCGTGAGCAGCAGGCCGCTCGGGAGGCCGCGATCCTCGAGGGGCTGCGCAACTACGACGAGGCGACCGCGACGTCGATGCAGCCGCTGGACGAGGAGTGGGACACCACGATCCTCGACGCGTGCCGTGGCGGCGACCTCACCGTCGTCGACCCGTGGACCAGCGCATGGATGCGAGCCGGTGGCGGCAGGGGCGCGCAGGAGGTCCGCACCTGGATCGCCGCGTACAGCGGCCTCGCGACGGCCGGCCCGTACCACCTGGTCGTCGACGAGTACTGGCCCGTGCACTCCTGGGGCAGCGGCTTCGCGGTCACCGCTGCGGTGAGCGACGCCGCATGA
- a CDS encoding nuclear transport factor 2 family protein has translation MTEIDVRTRVQIEQLVAEHHWLLDHGRADLLHTLYTEDAVSTGPLGTMEGRDAIRAWGERRVTQSGGVVRHLSGGTRLSLEDGVLRGTTYYLTFRDSSPDPLLPASVGEFREEYANVDGRWLIRRREIVPVFGAANAAAHARRLAEGGQG, from the coding sequence ATGACCGAGATCGACGTCCGTACCCGGGTGCAGATCGAGCAGCTCGTCGCCGAGCACCACTGGCTCCTCGACCACGGTCGCGCGGACCTGCTCCACACCCTCTACACCGAGGACGCCGTCTCGACCGGTCCACTGGGGACCATGGAGGGGCGGGACGCGATCCGCGCGTGGGGCGAACGGCGGGTCACCCAGAGCGGTGGCGTCGTCCGGCACCTCTCGGGCGGGACCCGGCTGTCGCTCGAGGACGGCGTCCTGCGCGGGACGACGTACTACCTCACGTTCCGCGACTCGTCCCCGGACCCGCTGCTGCCGGCGAGCGTCGGCGAGTTCCGCGAGGAGTACGCGAACGTCGACGGGCGGTGGTTGATCCGGCGCCGCGAGATCGTGCCGGTGTTCGGTGCGGCGAACGCCGCCGCGCACGCCCGGCGCCTCGCCGAGGGAGGCCAGGGATGA